A segment of the Desulfobulbaceae bacterium genome:
CAACCAACTATGACCCCGATACCACGAATACGACCATTGATAATATTGTCGTTAAGTGGTCGGTAACTTGCTCTGAATCGACCACCTAACATATAGTTAATGGTTTCATGACTGAAACCGACCACGACATCGAGTTTCTTTTGTTCAGGAATATAGAATTTCTTGCTGCGCTTTTTGAAGTTCATAATCGCGTGAGTCAGTATCTTCTTGGCGGACTCAAGTGCAGCGTGTTCTTCAAACTGGATATGAACTCCGCCTGGCATTTTGGCTCGATAATTTGTGGTGATGATATCGGTATGCATGCCCTTGACAATCTCACCAACCGACTGCATTACGCATTGAACATCGACTACCATTGCCTCCACCGCACCGGTCGCCAGGACAATCTCCTGCTGAACAAATCCTGCAGCAACCGGAATTCCGCGTCGCATTAATATCTCATTACCAGTACAACAGACACCGGCAAGATTAATCCCTTTAGCCCCTTGTTTCTTGGCCAGATCAAGCATTTCGGGATCTTGTGCTGCAATACACAGCGACTCAGCCAGAAGCGGCTCATGACCATGTACTGTAATATTAACCTGATCAGCCTGCAAAACACCTAAGTCAACGATAGAGCGTCGCGGCACCGGGGTACCGAACATTATGTCCGTAAGCTCAGTTGAAAGCATTGATGAACCCCAGCCATCGGCTAAAGCACAGCGAGATCCCTGCAGCATAATATTTTTATACTCTTGATCAACACCCATATGGGTTCTGTGCATCATCTCAACAACTTCTCGATCGAAGCCACGAGGTTCAATGCCAAGCTTTTTCCACAATTTTTGCCGTGGTGCGGGAGCGCGTTTTAGCATGGTAATCGGTGTATTATCCTGACTGCCAAATTCAGCAAGTGCTTTTTCGCCAAGCTCGAGCGCGATATCATTAACTTCACGGTCATCAGTTGCAATATCAAACACTTTTGCAAGTTTTTTCAACTTATCAACATCTTGAATTTTATGCGGTCCATTGCCCTTAGCTGTCTCAATAAAACCGCGAACCATTTCACGGGCATGATCGGTGTGTGCAGCAGTTCCGGCCGCAATAATCCGCGCAAAGTTTCTTGCTGCAACTGTGTCTGCAGTAGCACCACAGATACCAATCATTTCGTCAACGCCGTCAATGATCTGACATGGACCCATATTGCAATGCCGGCAGCAGACTCCTCCTGAACCAAAAAGGCATGCCGACATACCGCGGGCTTCTTTCCTGTGATACGCCGTCTTCACATCTTTAGCGATATCCTGTTGTAGCACTTCAATAGTTGATTGACAGGTGATTCCGTCACAACTGTCACATTCTGTTCGTTTCTTTGCCATTATTTTCCCTCAGTCTGTATCACTCTATGGAGCAACAGTTTTCAAATGCCAGGGCCAAGTAAGATTTTTATTTAAATGAATTTTTTATAAAAGTCCAGCGGCAACTTTTGCAGCCTGAACGGTGTTTTTCATTAACATCGTAATTGTCATTGGCCCAACTCCACCTGGAACCGGAGTAATAGCAGATGCTTTTTCTTTTACACTTTCAAAATCAACGTCACCAGCCAGAATTGCCTTGCCGGATTCACTCATACCTATGCGGTTAACACCGACATCAATAACAACAACGCCATCTTTAACCATATCGGCAGTAATCATTTTTGGTACACCTGCAGCTGCAATTATGATGTCGGCTCTCCTGGTGTGTTCTGCCATATTTTTAGTACGAGTATGACATATAGTTACGGTTGCATTTCCAGCCTGCCTTTTTTGCAGCATAAGGTTTGCTATGGGTTTGCCAACTATATTACTTCTACCAACAACGACAACTTCGGCTCCACTGGTGTCAACGCCTGAACGCTGAATCAACTCCAGAATACCATGAGGAGTGCAAGGCAAAAAGCATTGTTCGCCTAGAATCATTCGGCCAACATTCACAGGG
Coding sequences within it:
- the folD gene encoding bifunctional methylenetetrahydrofolate dehydrogenase/methenyltetrahydrofolate cyclohydrolase FolD, with product MSAKILSGTETAKEIREELKKEIEELKEKHNVVPGLVTILVGADPASQSYVTAKNKTAKNIGINSEQINLPADTAEAELLELIAKCNNDDKVNGILVQLPLPKHVNEANVLTAIDPDKDVDGFHPVNVGRMILGEQCFLPCTPHGILELIQRSGVDTSGAEVVVVGRSNIVGKPIANLMLQKRQAGNATVTICHTRTKNMAEHTRRADIIIAAAGVPKMITADMVKDGVVVIDVGVNRIGMSESGKAILAGDVDFESVKEKASAITPVPGGVGPMTITMLMKNTVQAAKVAAGLL
- the cooS gene encoding anaerobic carbon-monoxide dehydrogenase catalytic subunit — encoded protein: MAKKRTECDSCDGITCQSTIEVLQQDIAKDVKTAYHRKEARGMSACLFGSGGVCCRHCNMGPCQIIDGVDEMIGICGATADTVAARNFARIIAAGTAAHTDHAREMVRGFIETAKGNGPHKIQDVDKLKKLAKVFDIATDDREVNDIALELGEKALAEFGSQDNTPITMLKRAPAPRQKLWKKLGIEPRGFDREVVEMMHRTHMGVDQEYKNIMLQGSRCALADGWGSSMLSTELTDIMFGTPVPRRSIVDLGVLQADQVNITVHGHEPLLAESLCIAAQDPEMLDLAKKQGAKGINLAGVCCTGNEILMRRGIPVAAGFVQQEIVLATGAVEAMVVDVQCVMQSVGEIVKGMHTDIITTNYRAKMPGGVHIQFEEHAALESAKKILTHAIMNFKKRSKKFYIPEQKKLDVVVGFSHETINYMLGGRFRASYRPLNDNIINGRIRGIGVIVGCDNFKLADDAHEIIARELIKNNVLVLATGCAATSLGRAGLATPEAAKYCGDGLASICETVGLPPVLHMGSCVDNSRVLIAATEMVKQGGLGDDISDLPAIGTAPLWMSEKAVAIGQYFVASGAQVIFQNLPTTGAKEFNKYLLEGIADQLGAHWNVASDPKEIARIMIAKIDEKREALGINKKAERVLMDMKMRRDLEGGSIAGVGCTGPQAN